In Rutidosis leptorrhynchoides isolate AG116_Rl617_1_P2 chromosome 2, CSIRO_AGI_Rlap_v1, whole genome shotgun sequence, one genomic interval encodes:
- the LOC139888306 gene encoding uncharacterized protein, which yields MTKYINSSAFVSEAESGTSDRTQPDMSDIAPTLAGSGIIITCHKLNGQNYNQWSHSVMIFVTRKGKDEYLTGDALPPAQDDPRYHTWKTENNMVMSWLLNSMTNETGENFMYYKTAKEIWDAARDTYSNKYNASAIFEIKGMLHDLHQEERTLDVLDGISWSCATDAKQYKDIQEKEQIYKFLLGLNKNLDDVHGRVLSMKPLPKTSALAARRQPSSGYWGNQYNTNSHNNGQRPGNRPWCEHCKYPGHTKETCRKLPNKVQTGESYKSGVHVAATDRGPLNQEQMEAFQKMIQTTIQSAIGVTSTAAVA from the exons ATGACCAAATATATCAATTCATCAGCTTTTGTTAGTGAGGCAGAAAGTGGCACCTCTGACCGCACTCAACCAGATATGTCTGATATTGCACCAACACTTGCAGGAAGTGGGATCATAATCACATGCCATAAACTCAATGGCCAAAACTACAACCAATGGTCACATTCAGTAATGATTTTCGTGACCAGGAAAGGAAAAGATGAATATTTGACAGGGGATGCCTTGCCACCAGCGCAGGATGACCCGAGGTACCATACTTGGAAGACAGAAAACAACATGGTGATGTCTTGGTTGTTAAATTCAATGACTAACGAAACCGGGGAAAATTTCATGTATTATAAAACAGCCAAAGAGATTTGGGATGCAGCCCGAGACACATACTCCAACAAATATAATGCTTCAGCAATCTTTGAAATAAAAGGGATGTTGCATGACCTTCATCAAGAAGAAAGAACC TTGGATGTTCTGGATGGTATATCTTGGAGTTGTGCTACTGATGCGAAGCAATACAAAGATATTCAAGAAAAAGAGCAAATCTACAAATTTTTACTTGGCTTAAACAAGAATCTTGATGATGTTCATGGAAGGGTACTAAGCATGAAACCATTGCCAA AAACTTCTGCATTAGCTGCTAGAAGGCAGCCCTCTAGTGGATATTGGGGAAACCAATACAATACAAATTCTCACAACAATGGTCAACGACCAGGTAACCGTCCTTGGTGTGAGCATTGCAAGTATCCAGGGCACACAAAGGAGACATGTAGAAAATTACCTAATAAAGTTCAAACAGGAGAATCATACAAGTCAGGTGTCCATGTTGCTGCAACAGATAGAGGCCCGCTTAACCAAGAACAAATGGAAGCCTTTCAAAAAATGATACAAACCACGATCCAATCGGCAATTGGGGTAACTAGCACGGCAGCTGTGGCTTAG
- the LOC139891451 gene encoding uncharacterized protein, protein MVGSSSKSDLENSVRGSKSHITPNREYALRSKAIEKKPSEPIPLLEVPKPVDETVDLASEDVKTTIDDVPTESLLSLPTIEEQNQMAEEKDAEDEFTEVPDVNASQGSSNFNEPITAKKPDSPPAKRAVIRTRRYTKRGRGRAK, encoded by the exons ATGGTTGGATCCAGTTCAAAGTCAGACTTGGAAAATAGCGTTCGTGGCTCCAAATCTCATATTACACCAAAC AGAGAATATGCTTTGCGTTCTAAGGCCATAGAGAAAAAGCCAAGCGAACCAATTCCTTTGTTAGAAGTACCAAAACCGGTTGACGAAACTGTCGACCTGGCTTCAGAAG ATGTGAAGACAACTATAGATGATGTACCAACTGAATCCTTGTTGTCCCTTCCAACTATCGAGGAGCAAAATCAG ATGGCAGAAGAAAAAGACGCTGAAGATGAATTTACAGAGGTGCCTGATGTCAATGCTTCTCAGGGCAGCTCCAACTTTAATGAGCCCATTACTGCTAAAAAGCCCGATAGCCCACCTGCAAAACGTGCAGTGATAAGAACCAGGAGGTACACCAAACGAGGAAGGGGCCGGGCCAAATGA
- the LOC139888305 gene encoding BURP domain-containing protein 5-like translates to MEFHLFQSATLLFLGFIISHAAIDPEVYFKSMLPNTPMPKSIKDSLSNDVTTSLVLGKPKTPFTEYDSPVSNEQIRVLQASSRFFLEKNLKEGKTVKLHVSKELSTTPPFVPRQVADSWPITSNNIQDIYEAFKVTPGSIEADLIKKTVNVCEKASNHEEDQYCATSLESMVDFAASKLGKNVKVISTQVNGVENTPLHGYKVEDVMKLNGDTGVVCHQEYYAYAVNYCHKAPKINAYMVSLVGEDNVRTDALSICHQDTSSWNPKHLAFQVLDVKRGTDAVCHFLVEDEVVWVPY, encoded by the exons ATGGAGTTCCATCTTTTTCAAAGTGCAACACTTCTTTTT CTCGGATTCATTATAAGCCACGCAGCGATAGACCCAGAAGTTTACTTCAAATCCATGTTACCAAACACTCCAATGCCGAAATCCATAAAGGATTCTCTTTCAAATG ATGTAACCACTTCATTGGTCTTGGGGAAGCCAAAAACACCATTTACCGAATATGATTCTCCGGTCTCAAACGAACAAATTAGAGTTTTGCAAGCGTCATCGCGTTTCTTCTTGGAAAAGAACTTGAAAGAGGGTAAAACTGTCAAATTACATGTTAGTAAAGAGCTAAGCACAACACCTCCATTCGTACCTCGCCAAGTTGCAGATTCATGGCCCATTACATCAAACAACATACAAGATATCTACGAGGCATTCAAAGTCACCCCTGGTTCGATTGAAGCAGATTTAATCAAGAAAACAGTCAACGTTTGTGAAAAAGCTTCTAATCATGAAGAAGATCAATACTGCGCAACTTCTTTGGAGTCGATGGTGGATTTTGCTGCATCAAAGTTAGGGAAAAACGTTAAGGTGATATCGACACAAGTGAATGGTGTAGAGAACACACCATTACATGGCTACAAAGTTGAAGATGTAATGAAATTGAATGGAGATACTGGTGTTGTTTGCCACCAGGAATATTATGCATACGCTGTTAATTATTGCCATAAAGCGCCTAAGATTAATGCGTATATGGTTTCTTTGGTCGGAGAAGACAATGTAAGAACCGATGCATTATCAATTTGTCACCAAGATACGTCATCATGGAACCCAAAACATTTAGCTTTCCAAGTTCTTGATGTAAAACGAGGAACGGATGCTGTTTGTCATTTTCTTGTCGAAGATGAGGTTGTTTGGGTTCCTTACTAG